In Rhodococcus rhodochrous, a single genomic region encodes these proteins:
- a CDS encoding response regulator transcription factor: MFAASPEFDVVGEAASGPEAVTLTLELDPDVVLMDLRMPGGGGVQAITELVARGARSRVLVLTTYDTDADTVPAIEAGATGYLLKDALRDDLFAGVRAAAEGRTVLSPVVASRLMNHMRTPTAPQALSAREREVLALVAKGTSNRAIAQELFVSEATVKTHLTHVFAKLEVKDRAAAVAAAYDRGILG; the protein is encoded by the coding sequence ATGTTCGCCGCATCCCCGGAATTCGACGTGGTCGGGGAGGCCGCCTCCGGTCCGGAGGCCGTGACCCTCACGCTCGAACTCGATCCCGACGTGGTGCTCATGGACCTGCGGATGCCGGGAGGCGGGGGAGTGCAGGCGATCACCGAACTCGTCGCGCGAGGTGCGCGTAGTCGCGTCCTGGTGCTGACGACCTACGACACGGACGCCGACACCGTGCCTGCGATCGAGGCCGGCGCGACCGGCTACCTGCTCAAGGACGCTCTGCGGGACGACCTGTTCGCCGGGGTGCGGGCTGCGGCGGAGGGACGGACCGTCTTGTCGCCGGTGGTCGCGTCGCGGTTGATGAACCACATGCGGACACCCACCGCCCCGCAGGCGCTCAGCGCCCGGGAGCGTGAGGTGCTGGCGCTCGTCGCGAAGGGCACCTCGAACCGGGCCATCGCCCAGGAACTGTTCGTCAGCGAGGCGACCGTGAAGACCCACCTGACCCACGTCTTCGCGAAGCTCGAGGTGAAGGACAGGGCAGCGGCGGTCGCAGCCGCCTACGACCGGGGGATCC